In Rhizoctonia solani chromosome 7, complete sequence, one DNA window encodes the following:
- a CDS encoding C2H2 zinc finger has translation MRTVISSSHPDPNHQPRDSPPQTQAPRLDDSALDPALNDEHLGYPPDSQPPVVPSGLQQMASTSASPPPQYIATGQPPDGTEWGDVPRLPPILQVEKQHVTTTATQAASASRRRNDAQFKCPVPGCGSTFTRRFNLRGHLRSHTEERPFVCEWPGCTKGFARQHDCKRHYALHNAKPNQHLCEGCGKTFSRTDALNRHLRSDGGSGCRKSVAAKAGPSTSNPPPPPPPVPVSDPAEGHPPPPPGTLNGHYPISLAVNGPPQPGAPADPNLHHIHPHQLPPELNPQFLAGLLSGQQFLAAAAAANDPNHPPPPPQPHVYDGIIQAVSAPPQPQPESEPPVPAEEESSEPPSKRRAVSAGSEIVSVPVPGSGAESSEPPREPTTKENESTS, from the exons ATGCGCACCGTTATATCTTCCTCGCACCCCGATCCCAACCACCAGCCGCGTGATTCGCCGCCGCAGACACAAGCGCCGCGACTCGACGACAGCGCACTGGACCCTGCCCTGAACGACGAACACCTAGGATATCCACCCGACTCACAGCCGCCGGTCGTTCCCTCTGGGCTGCAGCAGATGGCCTCTACATCCGCATCTCCTCCACCACAGTACATAGCCACTGGCCAGCCCCCCGACGGCACCGAGTGGGGTGATGTCCCCCGTCTGCCCCCCATCCTCCAGGTCGAGAAGCAGCACGTTACCACAACCGCTACCCAGGCCGCGAGTGCATCTCGTCGCCGCAACGACGCCCAATTCAAATGCCCAGTTCCCGGATGCGGTAGCACATTCACTAGGCGCTTCAACCTCCGAG GCCACCTGCGCTCCCACACCGAGGAGCGTCCGTTTGTATGTGAATGGCCCGGATGCACAAAGGGATTTGCTCGCCAGCACGACTGCAAGCGCCACTATGCCCTCCACAATGCCAAACCCAACCAGCATCTCTGCGAAGGATGCGGAAAGACGTTTTCCCGTACCGATGCGCTTAACCGCCATT TACGTTCCGATGGAGGCTCAGGCTGTCGTAAGAGTGTAGCAGCCAAGGCTGGTCCCTCGACTTCCaatccaccacctccacctccacctgtgCCTGTTTCAGATCCCGCCGAGGGCCACCCGCCGCCTCCCCCCGGTACCCTCAACGGACACTATCCAATCTCCCTTGCCGTCAATGGCCCACCACAGCCAGGAGCTCCAGCGGATCCCAACCTCCACCATATTCATCCTCACCAGCTCCCGCCTGAGCTCAACCCGCAATTCCTCGCTGGTTTGCTTAGCGGTCAGCAATTCCTAGCCGCGGCCGCTGCAGCCAATGATCCAAACCACCCCCCACCGCCGCCTCAGCCTCATGTCTACGACGGCATCATACAAGCTGTCTCAGCTCcaccccaaccccaacccgAATCAGAACCTCCAGTCCCAGCCGAAGAAGAGTCCTCCGAACCACCCAGTAAACGCCGTGCCGTGTCCGCAGGCTCTGAAATCGTCTCGGTCCCAGTCCCAGGTTCGGGAGCTGAATCATCCGAACCGCCTCGTGAACCCACGACCAAGGAAAACGAATCCACGTCCTAA
- a CDS encoding carbohydrate esterase family 10 protein: MSETGEPTFAATSCSNPRNGSVIRSLPKPVSLVLNYAALDFNFTSWMAPAHLKVLRSQASQGHIPGLEEMKDHFSGGGPLDVAGPTDRGRKSWTGESVKGRTEGTGRFPSRPASPVRKRTTPLGSPTIGRRVRLWEEPMGDIKPEAPARKTIGTRLTMTSRTGFFQDRIISPMRAMAILYIGPKNNPDFKTDYRISPLLAPSALLAEFPPLLMTCGEKDPFVDDTVVFAGRIREAKRMKKREGSRFGEGLRMSKKETEAEDREWVHMHIFEGWSHGYLQMASLMNEARDAIDDIAGWVVDSFEQARTRALEREREEEAEMLTFTPRRRRSPPGSAAKETLGMNGESESAQPPGPAVESALTTSRRGRLSTSTPLTSLTEEELMRRRRVEAVEGISEPTPVIDGSALVEEEEGAAEEMRIAYGF, encoded by the exons ATGTCTGAAACAGGGGAGCCAACATTTGCTGCAACATCATGTTCAAATCCTCGAAACGGCTCCGTCATCCGGTCATTGCCCAAGCCTGTATCTCTAGTCCTCAACTATGCAGCGCTCGATTTTAACTTTACTTCCTGGATGGCGCCGGCGCATTTGAAAGTTCTGCGCTCGCAAGCCAGTCAAGGTCACATCCCCGGTCTCGAAGAGATGAAAGATCATTTTAGCGGGGGTGGTCCCTTGGATGTGGCCGGCCCCACCGATCGTGGTCGAAAGTCCTGGACGGGCGAGTCGGTCAAGGGCCGGACGGAGGGAACGGGCCGTTTCCCATCTCGTCCAGCGTCCCCGGTTAGAAAAAGGACCACTCCGCTGGGATCTCCTACAATTGGAAGAAGAGTAAGATTGTGGGAAGAGCCAATGGGCGATATTAAACCCGAGGCGCCCGCTCGAAAGACGATTGGGACTCGATTGACGATGACTAGCCGGACAGGATTCTTCCAAGATAGAATTATCTCACCA ATGCGCGCCATGGCCATTCTATATATCGGTCCGAAGAAC AATCCAGATTTCAAGACTGATTACCGCATCTCGCCTCTGTTAGCGCCCAGCGCACTATTGGCTGAATTCCCGCCATTGCTGATGACTTGCGGCGAGAAGGACCCGTTTGTGGACGACAC CGTGGTGTTTGCAGGCAGGATCCGCGAGGCAAAACGAATGAAGAAGCGGGAGGGATCGCGCTTTGGTGAGGGACTTCGGATGAGCAAAAAGGAGACCGAGGCGGAGGACCGGGAGTGGGTGcacatgcatatattcgAGGGCTGGAGTCATGGATATTTGCAAATGGCCTCGTTGATGAACGAGGCACGGGATGCGATTGATGACATTGCTGGATGGGTTGTTGATTCGTTTGAACAAGCTCGGACTCGGGCTTTGGAGCGGGAACGAGAGGAAGAGGCCGAGATGCTGACGTTTACGCCGCGGAGACGACGGTCACCACCTGGCTCGGCGGCCAAGGAGACGCTGGGTATGAATGGGGAGTCGGAGAGTGCACAGCCCCCGGGACCCGCGGTCGAGTCGGCGCTTACGACCTCACGTCGAGGAAGATTGTCTACTTCGACGCCACTCACATCACTTACTGAAGAGGAGTTGATGCGAAGGCGAAGAGTTGAGGCTGTGGAAGGGATCAGCGAGCCCACGCCTGTGATAGATGGAAGCGCGCTGgttgaagaggaggagggaGCGGCGGAGGAAATGCGTATTGCATACGGATTCTGA
- a CDS encoding carbohydrate esterase family 10 protein: MSAATNTRFTPWQIIVAALSTLYAGRHLDSIIGLGSPEPLARLYSRSYYRATWITTGLDAGHATAMNIQPKWLRDLAAMAFSAYYVIYANEADDKLRKYRATASIEMLRTCWEKTSKNPWIRAITYFERPRLPVMRKMVFPRQGSDHPFTVYLYFAKPEQELGNQRELILDFPGGGFICMSPLDHEERLRRWAIKTGRPVLAVDYHKAPEFPYPFAIDESFELYKLIVDPKARS, encoded by the exons ATGTCGGCCGCCACGAATA CTCGATTTACACCATGGCAGATTATAGTTGCCGCATTATCTACATTATATGCTGGCCGTCATCTCGATTCGATCATAGGATTAGGCT CTCCAGAACCCCTTGCTCGACTG TATTCACGCTCGTACTATCGTGCTACATGGATCACAACAGGCCTCGACGCCGGACACGCAACAGCTATGAACATCCAGCCTAAATGGCTACGTGACCTCGCAGCCATGGCATTCTCAGCATACTACGTGATATATGCCAACGAAGCAGATGACAAG TTACGAAAATACCGCGCGACGGCCTCGATCGAAATGCTGCGCACGTGTTGGGAAAAGACGTCGAAAAACCCGTGGATCCGGGCGATCACGTATTTTGAACGGCCTCGGTTGCCTGTAATGCGCAAGATGGTGTTTCCTCGACAGGGTTCTGACCATCCGTTTACGGTGTACTTGTACTTTGCGAAACCTGAGCAAGAGCTCGGGAACCAAAGAGAGCTGATATTGGATTTCCCTGGGGGAGGGTTCATTTGTATGAGTCCTTTGGACCATGAGGAGCGATTAAGGCGCTGGGCGATTAAAACGGGCCGACCGGTGTTGGCAGTTGATTATCACAAGGCTCCGGAGT TCCCATACCCGTTCGCGATCGACGAGTCGTTTGAATTGTACAAGCTCATTGTCGATCCAAAGGCAAGATCCTAG
- a CDS encoding SPC97/SPC98 domain-containing protein — MFSIDSNALNQTRFVVHPLKPINLSTPFDSTESQSPGETTRISDSDSDSNQSGDVQLEDDEPDVWTVKASEGIAKNSTFSWDAPVKGLPTRSAFLSEQSAKVFVAARFHVQPRLISDGDAVRRFISPADLLSSLRTTLLGGTSQLFSWDERDAQHTVRVENNEFGQTILVLGELSEETTSSLIAPLLEIGTLIRRIENTVLELRRPSTAAASRALAYSLQSIISLIQSELTTRLPETLTMASLSRLSTSFNDLRFELTTLAELCHCPLNESPPFAELPSTQTSLLDHLFLALDHAISHSAPYRTSAMIAYLLVTSSQDFNDSLAVTIGLVLRSSRPAKSLVSGHKIDLPSFFSERSKLVLGSAARALDILRRADPEHPLCRTDWAWKGPGWGWFDKDLHAVDALTQKHILNVRKTLNGLYGAAYAITSPVESEDNENETHSITSKDGISPSSEPTETTTSVPSPSEPVRVYKPEIATFSVFDQPPGSHIPAPIKDISVAQFISNGPRVLPLSAPTLPLLLDVSLLALPLAHSRLISSALFRVFTGRLAFKAHLKVLRGFLLGDDAKFWSRLRGLYLKRRVYLMSALQDNMADERAEREGRSREWGVGLAVGLSDREGAGTWPPGGAELGLRLRHVIDDTLGVGWGIASTSDSDDEESETARERGPERIVLKETPWRLGFILRDLEEESPEGRARWLNPNAIEALDFLCLDYKPPDPIDAIITLDIRHKMHRIFTFLLRLLRVETVTRILFNTIFQEEGLDSPPVLLMARFKIQSFISSLIGYVKDMAIGFHWDSFLAKLDEIEREDESKSESTLPRDLKKERMASDIFAVHSHLSNTMDQILESCLLRARQRAVGNALKECMEAVLVLGKLVGDRCRQHSSSFQDETYEKQFVLNVAKVLRRFDRLHNALIAALRALDLKGVSIAAGAGPLSTDDIQLLRRQEGESEGIYGRMATWLDPAARCTKPKTITA, encoded by the exons ATGTTCTCAATCGACTCGAATGCGTTGAATCAGACGCGATTTGTGGTTCATCCGCTCAAGCCTATCAACTTGTCAACACCCTTTGATAGCACAGAATCTCAATCTCCTGGAGAAACCACGCGCATATCGGATTCGGATTCAGATTCTAATCAATCGGGCGATGTTCAATTGGAGGATGACGAACCTGACGTATGGACCGTCAAGGCCAGCGAGGGTATTGCCAAGAACTCG ACGTTCTCTTGGGATGCACCGGTCAAAGGTCTTCCAACTCGAAGTGCGTTTTTGTCCGAGCAGTCAGCAAAGGTGTTTGTTGCTGCGCGGTTCCA TGTTCAACCTCGGCTGATCTCGGACGGTGACGCTGTCCGACGTTTTATCTCTCCCGCAGACCTATTGTCATCCTTGAGAACTACATTACTTGGAGGAACCTCTCAATTGTTCAGCTGGGACGAGAGAGATGCTCAGCACACCGTAAGGGTGGAAAACAATGAGTTTGGACAGACCATATTAGTACTAGGGGAGTTGAGTGAAGAAACTACCTCAAG TTTGATAGCGCCGCTTCTTGAAATAGGCACATTGATACGGCGCATAGAAAATACTGTATTAGAGTTGCGTAGGCC ATCGACAGCGGCTGCATCACGGGCACTGGCATATTCTCTCCAATCTATAATCAGTTTGATTCAGTCAGAATTGACTACCCGACTTCCCGAGACATTGACCATGGCGTCCTTGTCGCGTTTATCCACGAGTTTCAATGATCTTCGATTCGAGCTGACTACTCTGGCCGAATTGTGCCATTGT CCTCTAAACGAATCTCCTCCTTTCGCCGAGCTTCCTAGCACACAGACATCGCTTCTGGACCACTTGTTTTTGGCCCTGGACCATGCGATATCCCATTCTGCTCCGTACAGGACCTCGGCTATGATTGCGTATCTTCTTGTGACCTCGAGCCAAGACTTCAATGACTCGTTAGCTGTGACAATTGGATTGGTATTACGATCATCTCGTCCAGCCAAGAGCTTGGTTTCGGGTCATAAAATAGACCTTCCGTCATTTTTCTCTGAGCGGTCAAAACTAGTGCTTGGTAGCGCGGCTCGAGCGTTGGACATTCTAAGGCGTGCGGATCCCGAGCATCCGCTATGTCGAACAGACTGGGCCTGGAAGGGGCCCGGATGGGGGTGGTTCGACAAAGATCTTCATGCCGTTGATGCTCTTACTCAAAAGCACATCTTGAATGTTCGAAAGACACTAAATGGATTATACGGAGCTGCTTATGCGATTACAAGTCCCGTTGAGTCGGAGGACAACGAAAACGAAACACATTCTATTACATCCAAAGATGGCATATCTCCCTCTTCAGAGCCGACCGAAACTACCACGAGTGTGCCGTCTCCATCTGAGCCAGTGCGCGTATACAAACCTGAGATTGCTACGTTTAGTGTATTCGATCAACCCCCGGGTTCTCATATTCCCGCACCAATAAAAGATATATCGGTTGCACAGTTCATATCCAACGGTCCTAGGGTGCTTCCTCTTTCTGCTCCTACGCTCCCTCTCTTATTAGACGTTAGCTTACTGGCTCTCCCGCTTGCCCATTCTCGCCTGATTAGCTCGGCACTGTTTCGTGTGTTTACTGGTCGCCTAGCTTTCAAAGCTCACCTCAAAGTTCTCAGGGGATTTCTTCTCGGTGACGACGCCAAGTTCTGGTCCCGTCTACGTGGGCTTTATTTGAAGAGGCGGGTATATCTCATGTCAGCGCTGCA AGACAATATGGCAGATGAACGTGCGGAGCGCGAAGGGCGTTCCCGGGAGTGGGGTGTAGGACTTGCAGTTGGATTGAGTGACCGGGAGGGTGCAGGAACCTGGCCCCCAGGTGGTGCTGAGTTGGGCTTGCGCCTGAGACATGTTATCGACGACACATTGGGGGTTGGTTGGGGGATCGCATCTACTTCAGATTCTGACGACGAGGAATCTGAAACGGCTCGCGAGAGAGGTCCTGAGCGGATTGTCCTGAAGGAAACTCCATGGAGACTCGGCTTCATATTGAGAGACTTGGAAGAGGAGAGCCCTGAGGGGCGAGCACGATGGCTGAATCCCAATG CGATTGA GGCACTTGACTTCCTTTGCTTGGACTACAAGCCGCCTGATCCTATAGATGCCATCATAACCCTCGACATTCGGCACAAAATGCATAGAATATTTACGTTTTTACTCCGCCTGTTGCGAG TTGAAACAGTCACTCGTATTTTGTTCAACACAATATTCCAAGAAGAAGGACTAGACAGCCCACCTGTTCTCCTCATGGCACGATTCAAGATTCAGTCGTTTATCAGTAGCCTAATTGGATACGTTAAAGACATGGCTATCGGATTTCATTGGGATTCGTTCCTGGCCAAACTTGATGAAATCGAACGGGAAGACGAGAGTAAAAGTGAATCAACCCTGCCACGAGATCTAAAGAAAGAACGCATGGCTTCTGATATATTCGCGGTTCATTCTCATCTCTCAAATACAATGGACCAAATACTGGAGTCATGTTTACTCCGCGCCCGCCAGCGTGCAGTTGGTAACGCACTCAAGGAGTGCATGGAAGCGGTTCTCGTTCTCGGCAAGCTGGTAGGGGACCGTTGCCGTCAGCATTCCAGCTCATTTCAGGACGAAACATACGAAAAACAGTTTGTTCTAAATGTCGCCAAAGTTCTACGGCGTTTCGATAGACTGCATAATGCGTTG ATTGCCGCTTTGCGTGCATTGGACCTGAAAGGCGTTAGCATTGCGGCAGGAGCCGGTCCTCTATCGACTGATGATATTCAATTACTGCGAAGACAAGAGGGTGAAAGTGAAGGTATATACGGGCGAATGGCAACTTGGCTTGATCCAGCAGCCCGCTGCACCAAACCAAAAACAATAACCGCCTAA
- a CDS encoding pectate lyase — MSTILYSLVSALLLSNGAFAVGTPFGYAAGTTGGGSASPAVPSSTAQLVSWLGDSTPRVILLDKTYDFTDSEGSVTAKACKPWTCSPNPQLAIDANEWCEHYEPNAAMTTVTYKKAGTTAIKVASNKTLLGKGTAGAIKGKGLRIAGGSNIIIQNIRISDINAQFVWGGDAISIDGGSKIWFKNVGRQFIVTGYGAAKSITISDNVFDGASTYSATCNGRHYWALLFTGASDSITLARNYLYQTSGRGPKLGGTSGYSQSVHIYNNYFVDISGHALDAGVGSNALVEGNYFNKVTEPSTSGTQGSVFAPNDATTAAQCSSHIGRKCVANTLLSSGTPNRKETGGVSTFKGVSAVTGATVMESSQVGTYVQAHAGLGKVN, encoded by the exons ATGTCGACCATCCTTTATTCTCTCGTTTCAGCACTTTTGCTTTCCAATGGCGCTTTTGCTGTCGGTACGCCTTTTGGCTATGCGGCCGGTACCACCGGTGGTGGGTCCGCGTCCCCGGCTGTACCTTCCTCGACTGCGCAACTCGTCAGCTG GCTCGGCGATAGTACCCCTCGTGTGATCCTGCTTGACAAGACGTACGATTTTACCGACTCCGAG GGCTCAGTGACTGCCAAAGCTTGTAAGCCTTGGACTTGCTCTCCCAACCCTCAACTGGCGATTGATGCC AACGAATGGTGCGAGCATTACGAACCCAATGCGGCCATG ACTACCGTTACCTATAAGAAAGCTGGTACTACTGCCATAAAAGTCGCATCGAATAAGACCTTGTTGGGCAAGGGAACCGCCGGAGCAAT CAAGGGGAAGGGTCTTCGTATTGCTGGTGGCAGCAATATCATCATCCAGAACATCCGCATATCTGATATCAATGCCCAATTCGTCTGGGGAGGTGATGCTATTAGCATTGACGGCGGTAGCAAAATCTGG TTCAAGAATGTTGGTCGACAGTTTATTGTGACT GGCTATGGGGCAGCCAAGTCAATCACTATTTCTGACAATGTCTTTGATGGCGCCAG CACCTATTC TGCGACGTGCAACG GGCGTCACTACTGGGCTTTGCTCTTCACAGGTGCTTCGGATTCAATTACTCTCGCTCGCAACTA CCTGTACCAGACTTC TGGCCGAGGCCCCAAGCTAGGTGGAACTAGCGGCTACTCTC AGTCGGTTCACATTTACAATAA CTACTTTGTTGACATTTCTGGCCACGCTTTGGATGCTGGTGTCGGGTCCAATGCTCTTGTGGAGGGCAACTACTTCAACAAG GTCACCGAGCCATCAACATCCGGGACTCAAGGATCTGTGTTTGCTCCCAATGATGCTACCACCGCCGCTCAATGCAGCTCTCATATTGGCCGTAAATGCGTTGCCAACACTTT GCTTTCATCCGGCACTCCCAACCGGAAAGAGACTGGAGGAGTTTCTACTTTCAAGGGTGTG TCTGCGGTTACTGGCGCAACAGTTATGGAGTCCTCACAAGTTGGGACCTACGTACAAGCTCATGCTGGGCTTGGCAAGGTCAATTAA
- a CDS encoding pectate lyase codes for MYIALNPFIAALLCVRGAHAVGTAFGYASGTTGGGSAAAAVPTSTSQLVSWLGDSTARTILLDKIFDFTDSEGSVTGTACAAWTCSPNPQLAINQNNWCDNYYPSASKSTVTYKKAGVSAIKVASNKTLLGKGTAGGIKGKGLRIAGGNNIIIQNIRIYDLNPRFVWGGDAITIDGGSNIWIDHNYIQNIGRQMIVTGYGSAQKVTISNNVFEGSSTYSATCNGRHYWALYFTGASDTITFARNYIYMTSGRGPKIGGTSGYNQLVHMYNNYWVSVAGHALDADTGAKVILEGNYFNTVTTPSLAGSSGVVYAPIDSSASSACSSYLGRTCYANTLLSSGSLNQKDTSALSAFSSASVVKSASIMAASSVGSYVQANAGLGKIN; via the exons ATGTATATTGCTTTAAACCCCTTCATCGCTGCGTTACTTTGCGTTCGCGGAGCTCACGCTGTAGGGACCGCATTTGGTTATGCTAGCGGGACCACAGGAGGTGgctctgctgctgctgcagtTCCCACTTCTACTAGCCAGTTGGTTAGCTG GCTGGGTGATAGTACTGCTCGTACCATTTTACTTGACAAAATCTTTGACTTCACTGATAGTGAG GGATCCGTCACTGGTACCGCATGCGCCGCTTGGACTTGCAGTCCAAATCCTCAATTAGCAATCAACCAG AATAACTGGTGTGACAACTACTATCCCAGTGCATCCAAG TCTACCGTCACATACAAGAAGGCTGGTGTTAGTGCAATCAAGGTTGCTTCAAATAAGACGTTGCTCGGAAAAGGAACCGCTGGTGGAAT TAAAGGCAAAGGTCTACGCATTGCTGGAGGAAACAATATTATTATACAAAATATTCGTATTTACGATCTGAATCCCCGGTTCGTCTGGGGGGGTGATGCTATCACTATCGATGGCGGTAGTAACATTTGG ATTGATCATAACTAT ATCCAAAATATTGGTCGCCAAATGATCGTAACC GGTTATGGCTCTGCCCAGAAGGTCACCATTTCTAACAACGTCTTTGAAGGTTCAAG TACTTACTC TGCAACTTGCAATG GGCGTCACTACTGGGCACTCTACTTTACAGGCGCCTCTGACACTATTACATTTGCACGCAACTA CATTTACATGACATC TGGTCGTGGCCCCAAGATTGGAGGTACTAGCGGATACAATC AACTTGTTCACATGTATAACAA TTACTGGGTCAGCGTCGCTGGACATGCTCTGGACGCTGACACTGGTGCAAAGGTTATTTTGGAAGGCAACTACTTTAACACT GTGACCACACCTTCACTGGCAGGATCTTCGGGTGTTGTATATGCTCCTATAGATTCCAGTGCCTCTTCCGCCTGCAGCTCATACCTTGGAAGGACCTGTTATGCCAACACTTT GCTCTCCTCAGGAAGCCTTAACCAGAAAGATACTTCTGCTCTATCTGCGTTCTCTTCTGCG TCCGTTGTCAAATCCGCGTCTATTATGGCAGCATCTTCAGTTGGCTCTTACGTCCAGGCAAATGCTGGCCTTGGAAAAATTAACTAG
- a CDS encoding polygalacturonase: MFSTLSPLLFSLLCADYAVSQDCVGTISSVDDVAIAVKCKTVNINAFTVPPNVTFNLSLLDNTIVNMLGNVSFGVFNWAGPLFQVSGKQVLFNGNGYFFDGNGPAYWDGLGGNGGVIKPHPMMKIKISGLFTKVGVLNSPAHTFSISNPAPLTISHITIDNSLGAYPNANSSGKPAGHNTDGFDCSTTNLVIENSLIMNQDDCIAINKGNNITFHKNTCVGGHGISVGSIDSNVVASNIQITGNTIINNDQALRIKTKAAATNSTVTNITFSGNTATGCSDFGVIIDQSYSATLGTPGDGVALSNVKFVGTMNTIHVNDTARRVAVNCGNSSCIGVWDWNKLNVTGGIFGPVNYAGITNWSQ; this comes from the exons ATGTTCTCAACACTCTCACCTCTTTTATTTAGCCTGCTCTGCGCCGACTACGCGGTCTCCCAGGATTGTGTTGGCACCATATCTTCCGTGGACGATGTGGCAATAGCAGTCAAGTGCAAAACCGTGAATATCAATGCCTTTACTGTGCCACCAAATGTTACATTCAACCTCTCTCTCTTGGATAATACAATTGTCAACATGCTCGGAAATGTGTCTTTTGGAGTATTTAATTGGGCTG gGCCATTGTTTCAAGTAAG TGGGAAGCAAGTTTTGT TTAATGGCAATGGCTACTTCTTCGATGGGAACGGTCCAGCCTACTGGGACGGATTAGGAGGGAACGGAGGGGTTATTAAGCCACATCCCATGATGAA GATCAAAATATCAGGGCTTTTTACG AAAGTTGGGGTACTTAACTCGcccgcgcatacattcagtaTATCGAATCCCGCCCCTTTAACCATCTCCCATATAACTATCGATAACT CACTCGGAGCTTATCCAAACGCTAACAGTAGCGGGAAGCCGGCTGGACACAACACAGATGGATTCGACTGC TCGACTACTAATTTGGTCATCGAAAACAGTTTGATAATGAATCAGGATGACTGTATTGCAATCAACAAAGGCAACAACATTACCTTCCACAAAAATACCTGTGTTGGCGGCCATGGAATCTCGGTT GGCTCTATTGATAGTAACGTAGTCGCATCAAACATTCAAATTACCGGGAATACTATAATTAATAA TGACCAAGCCCTGCGAATCAAGACGAAAGCTGCTGCAACTAACTCGACAGTTACGAACATCACTTTCTCCGGGAATACAGCAACTGGATGCAGCGATTTTGGTGTAATAATTGACCAGAGCTATTCAGCAACCTTGGGCACTCCAGGTGATGGGGTAGCGTTATCG AATGTCAAATTCGTTGGTACTATGAACACGATTCATGTGAATGATACTGCAAGGCGTGTTGCAGTAAATTGCGGAAATTCATCTTGCATTG GTGTGTGGGATTGGAATAAGCTAAATGTCACAGGAGGTATCTTTGGCCCTGTCAATTACGCAGGGATCACCAACTGGAGCCAGTAA